Proteins encoded together in one Acanthopagrus latus isolate v.2019 chromosome 19, fAcaLat1.1, whole genome shotgun sequence window:
- the prlh2 gene encoding prolactin releasing hormone 2 → MLPGRAADVRQCVLLTSRWLPAALALLLLLSSSLSCAHSTTVEHDFHIVHNVDNRSPEIDPFWYVGRGVRPIGRFGKRHSSVESLGSEGMQPMVRTLALLLNSIRNKENLGNMDAEDRDWLP, encoded by the exons ATGCTGCCTGGGAGAGCGGCTGATGTCCGGCAGTGCGTCCTCCTGACGAGCCGCTGGCTGCCTGCAGCTCTggcgctgctcctcctcctctcctccagcctcagctGCGCTCACAGCACCACGGTGGAGCACGACTTCCACATTGTTCACAATGTCGACAACAGAA GTCCAGAGATAGACCCGTTCTGGTACGTGGGTCGTGGGGTGAGACCCATAGGGCGCTTTGGGAAGAGGCACAGCAGCGTGGAGTCTCTGGGCAGCGAGGGAATGCAGCCTATGGTCAGGACGTTGGCGCTGCTGCTCAACAGCATCAGAAACAAGGAGAATCTTGGGAACATGGATGCAGAGGACAGGGATTGGTTACCGTGA